In Paenibacillus sp. FSL R7-0345, a single window of DNA contains:
- a CDS encoding DUF3656 domain-containing protein, whose protein sequence is MNEQGIRREDVELLAPAGDWECMRAAVANGADAVFFGVEKFNARARANNFRMDELPEIMAFLHSYGVKGFLTFNILVFENELADAKELIDACIDAGVDAVIVQDLGLVRMIREISPDFPIHGSTQMTITSPEAVEFTKPWGMERVVLGRENNLKQIKTIGDQARLPMEVFVHGALCVSYSGQCLTSEMWGGRSANRGECAQACRLPYDLMVDGVIQPMGDVTYLLSPKDLAAIDLMPELIEAGVTSFKIEGRLKTPEYVANVVSKYRKAIDRYFDGNWSPTSKEDMRELQQSFSRGFTHGFLEGTNNKKLVDGTFPKSRGVYMGTVEQILRDGVVCRIHAPLKRGDGIVFDAGDPTKKEEGGRVYDLRRKGVKLEGEAGEGWIVDIVPGRNDVDLRRLHVGDRIWKTNDPALDKSLRQSYETEKPYRVFPVQVKVEGRVGEPLATWWTDVQKNVTVQVNSELLLEAAQKRPMDTALLEEQFGRLGGTVFQLEALESQLEGDVIVPMRELNSIRRQAVELLAGERPKPPVYVKRAVEVYGDAVRRGDAGLRGEAELTALCRSLPQVQAALEAGVTNIYADFEFIKQFPAAVDAVRAAGASIALATPRIHMPGENGYHANILRLQPDAVLVRNTGALYYYLKHRLEHPDAQHPRLIGDFSLNIANHKAVDLFLESGLDAVTPSYDLNIQQMVDLLGRSDTSRMEVVIHQHLPMFHTEHCVYCTFMSEGTNYTNCGRPCEEQRASLQDRIGMSHPVRVDEGCRNTVYNAVEQSGAEYLNNFRDLGVSSFRVEFLEETPEQVAEVISLYTRALRGEISGTQVWKSLKATNQLGVTRGQLVNAK, encoded by the coding sequence ATGAACGAGCAAGGAATACGCAGAGAAGACGTGGAGCTGTTGGCTCCGGCCGGTGACTGGGAGTGTATGCGTGCAGCAGTGGCGAACGGTGCGGATGCGGTCTTTTTTGGCGTAGAGAAGTTTAATGCACGGGCGAGAGCCAACAACTTCCGCATGGACGAGCTGCCGGAGATTATGGCGTTTCTTCATAGCTATGGAGTGAAGGGCTTTTTGACGTTTAATATACTGGTGTTTGAAAATGAGCTGGCAGATGCCAAGGAACTGATCGACGCTTGTATTGATGCAGGTGTAGACGCGGTAATTGTGCAGGATTTGGGGCTGGTGCGGATGATCCGCGAAATCTCCCCCGACTTCCCGATTCACGGCTCAACACAAATGACGATTACTTCCCCGGAAGCGGTGGAATTTACTAAGCCTTGGGGTATGGAGCGTGTGGTACTCGGACGTGAAAATAACCTGAAGCAGATCAAGACGATCGGAGATCAGGCCCGGCTGCCGATGGAAGTGTTTGTGCACGGTGCCCTGTGTGTCTCCTATTCAGGTCAATGCCTGACCTCGGAAATGTGGGGCGGCCGGTCCGCGAACCGTGGTGAATGTGCCCAGGCCTGCCGTCTGCCGTATGATCTGATGGTGGATGGTGTTATTCAACCGATGGGCGATGTGACGTATCTGCTGTCTCCCAAGGATCTGGCGGCGATTGACCTGATGCCTGAGCTGATTGAGGCGGGAGTAACCTCCTTCAAAATCGAAGGCCGGCTCAAGACCCCGGAATACGTGGCTAACGTGGTCAGTAAATACCGCAAAGCGATTGACCGTTATTTTGACGGGAACTGGTCACCGACTTCCAAGGAAGATATGCGTGAGCTGCAGCAGAGCTTTTCCCGCGGCTTTACGCATGGTTTCCTTGAAGGGACGAACAACAAGAAGCTGGTGGACGGGACTTTTCCGAAAAGCCGTGGCGTGTACATGGGCACAGTCGAGCAGATTCTGCGCGATGGCGTAGTCTGCCGTATCCATGCTCCGCTTAAGCGCGGGGACGGGATTGTTTTTGATGCCGGTGATCCGACCAAAAAGGAAGAAGGCGGACGCGTCTACGATCTGCGCCGTAAAGGCGTGAAGCTTGAGGGCGAAGCCGGTGAAGGCTGGATCGTTGATATCGTGCCTGGTCGCAATGACGTAGACTTACGCAGACTGCACGTCGGCGACCGCATTTGGAAGACCAATGACCCGGCGCTCGATAAGTCGCTGCGTCAGTCCTACGAAACCGAGAAGCCGTACCGCGTCTTCCCGGTACAGGTGAAGGTCGAAGGCCGCGTTGGCGAGCCGCTGGCGACCTGGTGGACCGACGTTCAGAAGAACGTCACGGTCCAAGTGAACTCGGAGCTGCTGCTGGAAGCCGCACAGAAGCGTCCGATGGATACCGCCCTGCTGGAAGAACAATTCGGCCGCCTCGGCGGGACCGTGTTCCAGCTTGAGGCGCTTGAGTCGCAGCTGGAAGGAGACGTGATCGTGCCTATGCGCGAGCTCAACAGCATCCGCCGCCAGGCGGTGGAGCTGCTTGCCGGCGAGCGCCCGAAGCCGCCCGTCTACGTGAAACGGGCGGTAGAGGTCTACGGCGACGCTGTCCGCAGGGGCGACGCCGGGCTGCGCGGTGAAGCGGAGCTTACCGCGCTGTGCCGCAGCCTGCCGCAGGTGCAGGCTGCACTCGAAGCCGGCGTAACGAACATTTACGCCGATTTCGAGTTCATCAAGCAGTTCCCGGCAGCGGTGGACGCTGTACGGGCTGCGGGAGCCAGCATCGCGCTGGCCACGCCGCGCATCCATATGCCGGGCGAGAACGGCTACCACGCCAATATCCTGCGCCTGCAGCCGGATGCCGTGCTGGTGCGCAATACAGGCGCGCTGTACTACTATCTCAAGCACCGGTTGGAGCACCCGGATGCACAGCATCCGCGCCTGATCGGTGACTTCTCGCTGAACATTGCCAACCACAAAGCCGTAGACCTGTTCCTTGAATCCGGCCTGGATGCAGTAACGCCTTCCTATGACCTGAACATTCAGCAGATGGTCGATCTGCTCGGACGCAGTGATACCTCGCGTATGGAGGTCGTGATTCATCAGCATCTGCCGATGTTCCATACAGAGCATTGTGTGTACTGTACCTTCATGAGTGAAGGCACCAACTACACGAACTGTGGCCGTCCTTGTGAAGAGCAGCGTGCTTCCCTGCAGGACCGGATCGGCATGTCTCATCCCGTCCGTGTGGACGAAGGCTGCCGTAACACTGTATACAACGCCGTGGAACAGTCCGGTGCAGAGTATTTGAACAATTTCCGCGATCTGGGTGTCTCTTCTTTCCGTGTAGAGTTCCTGGAAGAAACGCCGGAGCAGGTGGCAGAGGTTATCAGCCTCTACACCCGTGCACTGCGCGGAGAAATCTCTGGCACCCAAGTATGGAAGAGTCTCAAGGCGACCAACCAGCTTGGTGTAACACGCGGACAGCTGGTTAACGCTAAGTAA
- a CDS encoding O-antigen ligase family protein, which translates to MSNPVYGKNADQSRNVEKISSPMWALAVAFILFLIWTPFQVGLFNGQQLDFEKPIYIASLLSSLLLLIWMGLYFTKFKLEEQRDLVVIAALLLPITYALSLFGAASHYMAMNLLLIQSMYIAIFIIALYLLKQKRLNVVIQNAVLAISYFIVMFGLINWLGGAKFAGGMVGWFSNTVRDGKYLDAVMTDSNGLRLTSIFQYANTYAAFLMAFLFVAVFALIRSKKWYGTLTHGFMLVPIIVSLLLTLSRGGLVMLPVVFILLLVLLKPAQQILWIIHLAIAGIAALAVTNPLTTLGTELNTAFTSGAALKGWAYLIIASLVVAGLGWAIQRFVAPRLENKLGVWGSRKGSGLWLPLGSLILVGIVAFLLIGTSVRSILPANIETRLENINFKQHSVLERFTFYKDAMKVVKDYPILGAGGGGWASLYEQYQNNPYTSRQAHNFFLQYLIEVGIVGFIVFIGFIGYVLYKYIRGYLKRERDDFANGYFYYIIALSILIHSLLDFNLSYAFMGILVFLSLAGMGASMDSKVLRRNWNKTGLRVGYLAVVAVGTVFLLFLSINYLSSSTSAMKAKNLVGVSQSYEEIKAPLVKALDKRSYHPESVIYLSSMDQQVFTQTQDTQYLDEAYNFVTSALDDEPYNKDLLKQLVGIYDLKGQADLAFAVYEDNAYKFYWDIDWYDAIISRSFTLGYAAYEQKDDAKKQEYVTNGLEAYKHVTDGVEHLKTLPPEQLQGRPFSVTPSIALNSGKLQLMSGDDELAAATLKSGLSEDYADTTNREIARWYLAVLKRSGGQDQAIYDLLIAADAAEAAAIDSIAAMQF; encoded by the coding sequence GTGTCGAACCCAGTATACGGTAAAAATGCAGACCAGTCGAGAAATGTTGAAAAAATATCCAGCCCCATGTGGGCATTGGCTGTTGCTTTTATTTTGTTTCTGATCTGGACCCCGTTCCAGGTTGGGTTGTTTAACGGACAGCAGCTGGATTTTGAAAAGCCGATCTACATAGCTTCACTGCTTAGCAGCTTGTTGCTGCTTATCTGGATGGGCTTGTACTTTACAAAATTCAAGCTTGAGGAGCAGCGCGATTTAGTTGTAATTGCTGCGTTGTTACTTCCTATAACCTATGCCTTGTCGCTCTTTGGCGCAGCTTCGCATTATATGGCGATGAATCTTCTGCTTATTCAGAGCATGTATATTGCAATATTCATTATAGCGTTATATCTGCTCAAGCAAAAGCGACTAAATGTTGTCATACAGAATGCGGTTCTTGCCATTTCCTATTTCATTGTGATGTTTGGATTGATTAACTGGCTTGGAGGCGCGAAATTTGCCGGAGGAATGGTCGGCTGGTTCTCAAATACGGTGCGCGACGGTAAATATTTGGATGCCGTAATGACCGACTCCAACGGTCTTCGTCTAACCTCCATTTTCCAGTATGCAAATACGTATGCAGCCTTTCTAATGGCTTTTCTGTTCGTTGCTGTATTCGCCCTGATCCGCTCCAAGAAGTGGTACGGCACACTAACCCACGGGTTCATGCTAGTACCGATCATTGTATCACTGCTGCTCACTCTGTCCCGCGGTGGACTTGTCATGCTGCCTGTCGTGTTTATACTGCTGCTAGTTCTGCTAAAACCAGCCCAGCAGATTCTCTGGATCATTCATTTGGCAATTGCCGGTATTGCTGCGTTGGCAGTAACTAACCCTCTGACTACGCTGGGAACAGAACTGAATACAGCATTTACGTCCGGAGCTGCATTAAAGGGATGGGCTTATCTTATTATTGCTTCTCTCGTAGTAGCAGGGCTGGGGTGGGCAATACAACGTTTTGTAGCACCCCGGCTGGAGAACAAGCTAGGCGTTTGGGGATCGCGTAAAGGCTCTGGTCTCTGGCTTCCGCTTGGTTCACTCATTCTTGTGGGAATCGTTGCGTTCCTGCTGATCGGGACAAGCGTACGCAGCATTCTGCCTGCGAACATTGAAACCCGGCTGGAAAACATCAATTTTAAGCAGCACAGTGTATTGGAACGGTTCACTTTTTATAAGGATGCTATGAAAGTAGTTAAAGATTATCCTATTCTCGGAGCTGGCGGTGGCGGTTGGGCGTCCCTTTATGAACAGTATCAGAACAACCCATATACAAGCCGTCAGGCACACAACTTCTTTTTGCAGTACTTGATTGAGGTTGGGATTGTCGGTTTCATCGTGTTTATAGGCTTTATCGGATATGTGCTCTACAAATATATCCGCGGCTACTTGAAGCGTGAAAGAGACGACTTTGCCAATGGTTACTTCTATTACATTATTGCACTGTCCATTCTGATCCATAGCTTGCTGGATTTCAACTTAAGTTATGCGTTTATGGGCATCTTGGTCTTCCTGAGCCTTGCCGGTATGGGAGCTTCAATGGATAGTAAGGTACTGCGCCGTAACTGGAATAAGACTGGACTGCGGGTAGGTTATCTAGCGGTTGTTGCCGTTGGGACTGTCTTCCTTCTGTTCCTTTCCATTAATTATTTAAGCTCCAGTACTTCAGCAATGAAGGCTAAGAATCTTGTCGGTGTCAGTCAGTCCTATGAAGAGATCAAAGCACCGCTGGTGAAGGCACTGGACAAACGTTCGTACCATCCTGAATCGGTAATATACCTTTCATCCATGGATCAGCAGGTCTTTACGCAAACGCAGGATACCCAGTATCTTGATGAGGCTTATAACTTTGTAACTAGCGCGCTGGATGATGAGCCTTATAACAAAGATTTGTTGAAACAGCTTGTCGGTATTTACGATCTCAAGGGACAAGCCGATCTTGCATTTGCCGTATATGAGGATAATGCTTATAAGTTCTACTGGGATATTGATTGGTACGATGCTATTATCAGCCGGTCCTTCACTTTGGGCTATGCCGCCTATGAGCAAAAGGATGACGCCAAGAAACAAGAATATGTTACTAACGGTCTTGAAGCTTATAAGCACGTGACCGATGGAGTTGAACATCTTAAAACGCTGCCGCCTGAACAGCTGCAGGGCCGTCCGTTCTCCGTTACACCTAGCATCGCACTGAATTCCGGAAAGCTACAGCTGATGTCCGGGGATGATGAGCTTGCAGCTGCAACTCTCAAATCAGGTCTCAGCGAAGATTACGCAGATACTACTAACCGCGAAATCGCCCGTTGGTACCTGGCTGTGCTGAAGCGCAGCGGCGGACAAGATCAGGCTATTTATGATTTGCTGATTGCTGCTGATGCAGCGGAAGCAGCGGCAATTGATTCAATTGCTGCAATGCAGTTCTAA
- a CDS encoding ABC transporter permease: MVLLESMKDQYRNKKLILDLSFKDFRSKYVGSYFGAIWAFVQPTIMILIYWFIFQVGFRSAPVNDIPYILYFVSSIIPWFFFSESWASSTNSVTENSYLVQKIVFPVSILPTVKVLSSFYVHLFFVFFVFCLLLAYGIYPDIHQLQLIYFLVANFFLSLGLSWITSSVVIFFKDTAQIVSVFLQIAFWLTPIFYSIDMLPEKLQPLFKLMPMYYIVEGYRNTFLYDHWFWEKDLYLTFTFWGTLLLILTLGSKIFKKLSHHFADIL, from the coding sequence ATGGTCTTATTAGAAAGTATGAAGGATCAATATCGAAACAAAAAGCTAATATTAGATTTGTCATTTAAAGATTTCAGGTCAAAATATGTAGGTTCGTATTTTGGTGCAATATGGGCATTCGTACAACCGACTATAATGATCTTGATTTATTGGTTTATCTTCCAGGTTGGATTCAGGTCGGCGCCTGTAAATGACATTCCGTATATACTTTATTTTGTTTCAAGTATCATTCCATGGTTTTTCTTTTCAGAAAGTTGGGCTAGTTCTACGAATTCAGTTACTGAAAATAGCTATTTAGTTCAAAAAATAGTATTCCCGGTAAGTATATTACCTACTGTAAAAGTGCTCTCTTCTTTTTATGTACACTTATTTTTTGTGTTTTTTGTTTTCTGCCTCCTTCTAGCCTATGGTATATATCCTGATATACATCAACTGCAGCTAATTTACTTTTTAGTAGCTAATTTTTTTCTTTCACTGGGCCTATCTTGGATTACGTCGTCCGTGGTTATTTTCTTTAAAGATACTGCTCAAATCGTTTCCGTTTTTTTGCAAATTGCTTTTTGGCTTACACCAATTTTTTATTCTATAGATATGTTGCCTGAAAAACTCCAACCTCTTTTTAAGTTAATGCCTATGTATTATATAGTTGAAGGCTATAGAAACACTTTTTTGTATGATCATTGGTTTTGGGAGAAGGACTTGTATCTCACATTTACTTTCTGGGGAACACTTTTGCTAATCTTAACTTTAGGTTCGAAAATCTTTAAAAAATTATCACATCATTTTGCAGATATCCTTTGA
- a CDS encoding glycosyltransferase yields MKILLIPPTNFDDKMAGPSIRYYNFLIELGKKHDVIVLLSELNEFTRSLPCYMLNKKNVKKMLNWCDIVITQGLTLFHYPSIKNTKKVLVIDLYDPFILENLEIRKKDFVGKILYRIDLKILREQLLAGDFFICSNQRQIDYWIGSLSIVGAIDVNNYYKRKKISDIIGIVPFGIPSEVPQQTSPGVLRDKTEGFSNDDFIVQWAGGSWKWLDIETVIKAFSIIKTKNEKVKLFIMGGKQNAELKELCLRYDVLGKNVILGDWIPYNKRQDYLLDSDIGLVTHFDILETRYSHRTRVLDYIWCSLPIVSTMGDYLSDVLIEKKNVGVNVDYENPNELADVILNLSNDMTKLDFYKSNLDNIHGQLKWSNVMEDLLRYCENPMKIAKYKSNPFTFFSSIILTNLKWSIYHFRKFNKKVRK; encoded by the coding sequence ATGAAAATATTACTCATACCCCCCACGAATTTTGATGATAAGATGGCAGGTCCCAGCATAAGGTACTATAACTTTTTAATTGAGTTGGGGAAAAAACACGATGTGATTGTATTATTATCCGAATTAAACGAATTTACCCGCTCGCTTCCTTGTTATATGCTAAACAAAAAAAATGTTAAAAAAATGTTAAATTGGTGCGATATAGTAATCACACAAGGGCTAACTTTATTCCATTATCCCTCTATTAAAAACACAAAAAAGGTGTTGGTTATTGATCTATATGATCCCTTTATTTTAGAAAATTTAGAAATTAGAAAAAAGGATTTTGTAGGTAAGATACTGTATAGAATTGATCTGAAGATATTAAGGGAACAATTATTAGCAGGTGATTTTTTTATATGTTCAAATCAGAGGCAGATTGATTATTGGATTGGGTCTTTGAGTATTGTTGGTGCGATTGATGTGAACAATTATTATAAACGGAAAAAGATATCGGACATTATTGGAATAGTTCCCTTTGGAATACCTTCAGAGGTTCCGCAACAAACATCTCCAGGGGTACTACGAGATAAAACCGAGGGGTTTTCTAATGATGATTTTATTGTACAGTGGGCTGGGGGGAGTTGGAAGTGGTTAGATATAGAGACGGTTATTAAAGCATTTTCAATAATCAAAACTAAAAATGAAAAAGTCAAGCTTTTTATAATGGGCGGTAAACAAAATGCGGAGTTAAAAGAACTCTGTTTAAGGTATGATGTTTTGGGGAAAAATGTTATACTAGGAGATTGGATTCCATATAACAAACGACAGGACTATTTACTAGACAGTGATATTGGTCTTGTAACTCATTTTGATATATTAGAAACTCGATATTCACACAGAACAAGGGTATTGGATTATATATGGTGTTCACTCCCTATTGTGTCGACGATGGGGGATTATCTTTCGGATGTATTGATAGAGAAGAAGAATGTTGGAGTGAATGTTGATTATGAGAATCCTAATGAATTAGCTGATGTTATTTTAAATCTATCAAATGATATGACTAAGTTGGATTTCTACAAATCGAATCTTGACAATATTCATGGCCAACTGAAATGGAGCAATGTGATGGAAGACCTTTTGAGATATTGTGAAAATCCTATGAAAATAGCTAAATACAAATCTAATCCATTTACTTTCTTTAGTAGTATAATTTTAACTAACCTTAAGTGGAGTATTTATCATTTTCGGAAATTTAATAAAAAGGTGAGGAAATAA
- the galU gene encoding UTP--glucose-1-phosphate uridylyltransferase GalU, which translates to MKIRKAIIPAAGLGTRFLPATKAMPKEMLPIVDKPTIQYIVEEAVASGIEDIIIVTGKGKRAIEDHFDNSFELEFNLAEKQKWELLESVRKSSEMADIHYIRQKEPRGLGHAIWCARKFIGNEPFAVLLGDDIVEADKPCLKQMIEVYEEYKSSIVGVQPVPWEEVSRYGLVDGTQLADRVYKANRLVEKPKREDAPSNLAILGRYILTPRIFDMLGEQQVGVGGEIQLTDAIARLSDVERIIAYDFEGRRHDVGEKMGFIQTTIHYALQHEELKEGLLDYLKEVINNEAAKTAKL; encoded by the coding sequence ATGAAAATCCGTAAAGCGATTATTCCGGCGGCTGGCCTGGGCACCCGCTTTTTGCCTGCCACTAAAGCGATGCCCAAAGAAATGCTTCCAATTGTAGACAAGCCGACGATTCAATATATTGTCGAAGAAGCCGTTGCATCCGGGATTGAAGATATCATTATCGTCACAGGTAAGGGCAAGCGGGCGATTGAGGACCATTTTGACAATTCGTTTGAGTTAGAGTTTAACCTGGCGGAGAAGCAGAAGTGGGAGCTGCTCGAGTCTGTGCGCAAATCTTCAGAAATGGCTGACATCCATTATATCCGTCAAAAAGAGCCCCGCGGTCTCGGACATGCCATCTGGTGCGCCCGTAAATTCATCGGTAATGAGCCGTTTGCAGTACTACTGGGTGACGATATCGTCGAAGCGGACAAACCGTGTCTGAAGCAGATGATCGAAGTCTACGAAGAATATAAGTCCTCCATTGTCGGGGTGCAGCCTGTACCGTGGGAAGAAGTATCCCGCTACGGCCTCGTAGACGGCACTCAGCTGGCAGATCGCGTCTACAAAGCCAACCGGCTGGTTGAGAAGCCGAAGCGTGAAGACGCTCCGTCCAATTTGGCGATCCTGGGACGTTATATCCTGACCCCGCGTATCTTCGATATGCTGGGCGAACAGCAGGTCGGGGTAGGCGGAGAAATCCAGCTTACAGATGCCATCGCACGTTTGAGCGATGTAGAGCGGATTATTGCCTATGATTTCGAGGGCAGACGGCATGATGTTGGCGAGAAGATGGGCTTTATTCAGACGACCATACATTATGCGCTTCAGCATGAGGAGTTAAAGGAAGGGTTGCTGGATTATCTCAAAGAAGTTATTAATAATGAAGCTGCGAAGACTGCTAAGTTGTAA
- the uvrA gene encoding excinuclease ABC subunit UvrA, producing MANESIVIKGARAHNLKNIDVTIPRDRFVVLTGLSGSGKSSLAFDTIYAEGQRRYVESLSAYARQFLGQMEKPDVDSIDGLSPAISIDQKTTSRNPRSTVGTVTEIYDYLRLLFARIGHPHCPDHGIEITSQTVEQMVDRIMQYPEKTRLQILAPVISGRKGEHKGLFSDISKQGFVRVRVDGELREVTEEIELEKNKKHTIEVVVDRIVIKDDVQTRLTDSLETALKLSGGQILVDIIGQEELLFSSNFACPVCGFSIEELAPRMFSFNSPFGACPECDGLGMNMVVDPELLIPDPEKSVEDGAFLAWTGSTSNYYPQFLKSVCEHFKIPQNVPVSTLTPDQMNKLLHGTGSEKIRFRYENDFGQKKDALVAFEGIIPNLERRYRDTASEGIREFIEGFMSAKPCHVCKGKRLKREILAVTINERNVADVTDLSIGDCQAFFENLVLNEKETAIAHLILKEISSRLGFLVNVGLNYLTLSRAAGSLSGGEAQRIRLATQIGSSLMGVLYILDEPSIGLHQRDNDRLISTLAHMRDLGNTLIVVEHDEDTMMAADYIIDIGPGAGIHGGSVIAQGTPQEIMDDPNSLTGEYLSGRKFIPVTSKRRATDDRWIEIRGAKENNLKNVNVKIPLGVFTAVTGVSGSGKSSLVNEILYKSLARQLNRAVKVRPGLHKEIRGLENLDKVIEIDQSPIGRTPRSNPATYTGVFDDIRDLFSKTNEAKVRGFQKGRFSFNVKGGRCEACRGDGIIKIEMHFLPDVYVPCEVCKGKRYNRETLEVKYKGKSIADVLEMTVEDATEFFKNIPKIHRKMQTLLDVGLGYINIGQPGTTLSGGEAQRVKLASELYRRSTGKTLYILDEPTTGLHVDDIGRLLEVLHRLVDSGESVLVIEHNLDVIKTADYLIDMGPEGGSGGGTVLATGTPEKLITVEESYTGRYLKPILIRDTARTEAMQLQESETTV from the coding sequence TTGGCGAACGAAAGTATAGTAATCAAAGGCGCGCGAGCGCATAATCTCAAAAATATCGACGTAACGATCCCGCGGGACCGCTTCGTTGTGCTGACGGGACTTAGCGGCTCCGGCAAATCATCGCTGGCGTTCGATACGATCTATGCCGAAGGGCAGCGGCGTTATGTAGAGTCCCTTTCTGCGTATGCCCGCCAGTTCCTTGGCCAGATGGAGAAGCCGGATGTCGATTCGATTGACGGCTTGTCCCCGGCCATTTCGATTGACCAGAAGACAACCAGCCGTAACCCGCGCTCAACGGTAGGAACAGTAACCGAAATATACGATTATCTGCGCCTGCTGTTCGCCCGGATCGGTCATCCGCATTGCCCGGATCACGGGATTGAGATTACGTCGCAGACGGTTGAACAAATGGTGGACCGGATTATGCAATACCCGGAGAAAACCCGGCTGCAGATCCTGGCTCCGGTTATTTCCGGCCGCAAAGGCGAGCATAAGGGCCTGTTCAGCGACATTTCCAAGCAGGGCTTTGTCCGCGTACGTGTAGATGGAGAACTGCGTGAGGTCACCGAAGAGATCGAGCTGGAGAAGAACAAGAAGCATACCATCGAGGTTGTAGTCGACCGTATCGTCATCAAGGACGATGTGCAGACCCGGCTGACGGACTCTCTGGAAACAGCGCTCAAGCTGTCCGGAGGCCAGATTCTGGTTGATATCATCGGCCAGGAGGAGCTGCTGTTTAGTTCGAATTTTGCCTGTCCGGTGTGCGGCTTCAGTATTGAGGAGCTGGCTCCGAGGATGTTCTCCTTCAACAGTCCTTTCGGCGCCTGCCCGGAATGCGACGGCCTAGGAATGAACATGGTAGTCGATCCGGAGCTGCTGATTCCTGACCCTGAGAAATCGGTGGAGGATGGGGCTTTTCTGGCCTGGACAGGCAGTACCTCCAATTACTATCCGCAGTTTCTGAAATCAGTCTGTGAGCATTTCAAAATACCGCAGAACGTGCCCGTGAGCACGCTGACGCCGGATCAGATGAACAAGCTGCTGCACGGAACAGGCAGCGAGAAGATCCGCTTCCGGTATGAGAATGATTTTGGCCAGAAAAAGGATGCCCTTGTCGCCTTTGAAGGGATCATTCCGAACCTGGAACGGCGTTACCGGGATACTGCCTCGGAAGGCATCCGCGAGTTTATCGAAGGCTTCATGAGCGCCAAACCTTGTCATGTCTGCAAAGGGAAACGTCTGAAAAGAGAAATTCTTGCGGTTACCATTAACGAACGGAACGTAGCGGATGTAACGGATCTGTCCATTGGAGACTGTCAGGCCTTTTTTGAGAATCTGGTGCTGAATGAAAAAGAAACAGCCATCGCCCACCTGATCCTCAAGGAAATCAGCAGCCGGCTCGGCTTCCTGGTTAACGTCGGACTGAATTATCTAACGCTCAGCCGTGCGGCGGGTTCACTCTCAGGGGGCGAAGCACAGCGTATCCGGCTGGCAACCCAAATTGGTTCCAGTCTGATGGGCGTCTTGTACATTCTGGACGAGCCGAGTATCGGCCTGCACCAGCGGGATAATGACCGGCTTATTTCCACCCTGGCGCATATGCGGGATCTGGGAAATACGCTGATTGTCGTAGAGCATGACGAGGATACGATGATGGCGGCAGATTATATTATCGACATCGGCCCAGGTGCGGGGATTCATGGCGGCAGCGTAATTGCCCAGGGTACACCGCAGGAAATTATGGATGACCCGAATTCCCTGACCGGCGAGTATCTCAGCGGACGCAAGTTCATTCCGGTAACCTCCAAGCGGCGGGCAACAGATGACCGCTGGATCGAAATCCGCGGCGCTAAAGAGAATAACCTGAAGAACGTGAATGTAAAGATTCCGCTGGGCGTCTTTACCGCTGTGACCGGTGTCTCCGGATCCGGCAAGTCCTCACTGGTGAACGAGATTCTGTACAAGAGTCTTGCCCGCCAGCTGAATAGAGCGGTAAAAGTACGCCCGGGTCTGCACAAGGAAATCCGTGGCCTTGAGAATCTGGACAAGGTTATCGAGATCGACCAGTCGCCGATCGGACGCACTCCGAGATCCAATCCGGCCACCTATACCGGTGTGTTCGATGACATCCGTGATCTGTTCTCGAAGACCAACGAAGCTAAGGTGCGCGGATTCCAAAAGGGCCGTTTCAGCTTCAACGTGAAGGGCGGCCGCTGCGAGGCCTGCCGCGGGGATGGGATTATCAAGATTGAAATGCACTTCCTGCCGGATGTATACGTGCCGTGCGAAGTCTGCAAAGGCAAGCGGTACAACCGTGAGACACTGGAGGTCAAATATAAAGGTAAGAGCATTGCCGATGTGCTGGAAATGACTGTGGAGGATGCAACCGAGTTCTTCAAAAACATTCCGAAAATCCACCGCAAAATGCAGACCCTGCTGGATGTCGGCCTCGGCTACATCAACATCGGACAGCCGGGGACGACTTTGTCCGGCGGCGAAGCACAGCGCGTGAAGCTGGCTTCCGAATTGTACCGCCGCAGCACCGGCAAGACGCTCTACATTCTGGATGAGCCAACTACCGGGCTGCATGTGGACGATATCGGCCGTCTGCTGGAGGTGCTGCACCGCCTGGTCGACTCCGGCGAATCCGTTCTGGTCATTGAGCATAATCTGGATGTCATCAAAACCGCGGATTATCTCATCGATATGGGACCTGAAGGCGGAAGCGGCGGCGGAACGGTTCTGGCAACCGGAACACCGGAGAAGCTGATTACCGTCGAGGAATCCTACACCGGCAGATACCTGAAGCCGATTCTGATCCGTGATACCGCACGGACGGAAGCAATGCAGCTGCAGGAGTCGGAGACGACAGTATAG